A stretch of Ischnura elegans chromosome 4, ioIscEleg1.1, whole genome shotgun sequence DNA encodes these proteins:
- the LOC124157394 gene encoding WW domain-binding protein 4, whose amino-acid sequence MADYWKSQAKKYCDFCKCWLADNKPSIEFHEKGKRHKENVQRRLGEITKKSVKQEKEKLQVDAEIRKMETAALKAYLKDAETNPDFSSETIKEMAASLPKTIDEPKSSTSAASNKAEKNSKSYGAKHFGNQKNKGDSKQMFKEKKKPPVEHAPVKTESPIVFGPAPKAEPYGTWQTIEPSVSSVDLELPEQRNFIEYNVPELTEENKVKFKEKKVESLGGDSSSVSFKKRKINCSQKRNVRQRLDEND is encoded by the exons AGCATCGAGTTTCATGAAAAAGGCAAAAGACACAAGGAAAATGTTCAAAGACGACTGGGAGAAATCACGAAGAAGAGTGTCAAACAGGAGAAGGAGAAACTGCAGGTTGATGCCGAAATTCGTAAAATGGAAACG GCAGCCTTGAAGGCTTACTTGAAAGATGCAGAGACTAATCCAGATTTTTCATCAGAGACCATAAAGGAGATGGCTGCAAGTCTACCGAAAACGATAGACGAGCCCAAGTCATCTACTTCAGCAGCCAGTAATAAggctgaaaaaaattctaaaagttATGGTGCAAAACATTTTGGAAATCAAA AAAACAAGGGAGATTCCAAGCAAATGTTCAAGGAGAAAAAGAAGCCACCTGTGGAGCATGCTCCTGTTAAGACTGAATCTCCTATTGTTTTTGGCCCTGCCCCAAAAGCAGAACCTTATGGGACCTGGCAGACTATTGAACCAAG tgtttcatcTGTGGACCTGGAGCTTCCAGAGCAAAGGAATTTCATCGAGTATAATGTACCTGAATTAACTGaagaaaacaaagtaaaattCAAGGAGAAAAAGGTTGAGTCCCTCGGAGGTGATAGTTCTTCAGTTTCCTTTaagaagaggaaaattaattGTAGCCAGAAGCGTAATGTCAGGCAGAGGTTGGATGAAAATGACTGA